The DNA region GCCGCCGGCTGTAAACCCGACATCTACGACGACATGATGGATTACGCCCAGCACTGGACGACGGAGGGCGCGGTCACGAAACGCGTCATCCTCGACGCCTTCCGCGACCTCCCCGACGTCGACGAAGAAGCCGAGTAACCCTACTCGTCGATCAGCCAGCGGTCCGAGTACGCCGTTCCGCACGTGCAGTAGGCGTAGGCGTGGACGACCGCGCCCTCCGCGTAGAGACCGCCGACCTCCTCGTTCTGTTCTTCTGCGAACGCGAACCCGAGTTTCACCCGGTGGTCGTCGTCGGGTTCGTCCGCGTGCTTTGACGGGCACTCGCCGCTCGCGAGGTCGCGGTCGATGTCGCCGTCCGTGTCCATCGCGCGGCCCGCGAAGTCCATCGCGTCCATGCCGCTCACGCGCTTGAACGCCGAGCGACCCTGGTCGCCCGGGAGGACGAGCACGATCCCGTCATCGACGTCCACGCCGTACTCCGCGAGCGCGCCGAGGTCGCCGACCGTCGACTCGGAGAGGTAGACGGCGACGTCCTCCACGCGGTCGCCGTCGAGGAACTCGTCGAGTGCGTTAGTCATCGCTCACGCTACGGGGTCACTGCGGAAAAACGCGGTGGAAAGTGATTTATTCGGCGTCTTCGTCGCCCTCACCGAGGAGGGAGTCGACGTCTTCGTCGCCGCGTTCGGTGATTTTCGCGTTGACCTGCGCGGTCTCTTCGGAGAACTCGCGGCCGCGTACGGAGACGCGGCGGCGCTCGCCGTCCTTCTCCGGGTTGAAGCCGGTGCCGCCCGTGAGGAGCACGCTCTCCAGACCGGAGCCGCGGACGTCGCTGCGCATCGCGCGCCCTGCTGCGTCGCTACCGCCCGTGAGTTCGAGCGTGTAGCCGGTCAGTCCAACGGCGTCGCCGTCGACTTCGTCGCCGATTTCCCGACCGAGGAATCGATTCGCGTCCTGTCCGTCGACCTCGAGCTGGTGGGACGCACCCGACTCGGGGTCCGCCACCACCACTTGGAAACTCGCCATACGACCGACAACGGGGAGTGCGCCCTAAAACCCGTCGAATACCGACTCACGGCGAGGCTGGGGCGGACAGGCGACGACGACGGCCCGCCGAGCGCGTGTCGCACAACCGCGAACGCCCGACGGTAACTCGCTAACGCATACGCCCACTTCGCCGCGTCATCGCATGTGAAGGCTCGGACGAGAGACGGGGGCGGAAAAACCGCTGCAAGCGTTCGGCGACCGAGTGGTCCGTTAGGACCCGGTAGGTCGCCGATTCACCCGCGGCTTCGCCGCGAGGCCGACGACTGAGGGACCGCAGGGACCGAAGGAGGAGTGCTTTTGGTGGAGCTTTTACCGAGCGAAGCGCCCCTTGGGCGCTGAGCGCAGCGTAAAAGGTCCTCTAGAAGGGATAGTCGCGTTCGTCGTGCTGGATGCTGATCCACTTGGTCTCGGTGATTTCGTGGAGGTAGGCGTCGGAGTTGTAGGAGCCCATGCCGGATGCGCCGACGCCGCTGAAGGGGACGTGGGCTTCGTCGTTGATGGGTTGGTCGTTGATGTGGACGTTCCCGGTTTCGAGGCGGTCGGCGATGTGTTTCGCGAGTTCGAGGTCGCCGGCGTGGACGGCCCCGGAGAGCCCGTAGTCGGTGGCGTTCGCGAGTGCGACGGCTTCGTCGGTGTCGCTGTAGGGGATGACGGGGGCGATGGGGCCGAAGTGCTCGTTGCAGGCGGCGGCCATGTCGTTCGTGACGTCGGAGAGGACGGTCGGTTGAACGACGAGGGAGTCCTCGGTACCGTCGATTTCTTCGACGCTGCCGCCCGTTTCGAGGGTTGCGCCCTGTTCGATGGTTTCCTCGACGTAGCCGAGCATCTCGTCGCGCTGGGATTCGTCGATGATGGGGCCGACGACGGTGTCGGCGTCGTGTGCGCTGCCGACGGGGAGGTCGCTCGCGCGCGCGGCGAGTTTCTCGACGTACTCGTCGTAGATGTCCTCGTGGACGATGTGGCGGTTGATGGAGATGCAGACCTGGCCTTGGTGGACGAAGGAGCCGAAGGTCGCGGCGTCGACGGCGCGGTCGACGTCGGCGTCGGCGGTGACGACGTGCGCGTTGTTCCCGCCGAGCTCCATCGCGGGGACGGCGAGGTTGCCGCCGGCGAGGCTGGCGACGTGCTTGCCGACCTCCGTACTGCCCGTGAAGGCGACGACGTCGCTCTCCGGGTGGCTGGCGACGCGGTCGCCGATGTCGGAGCCCTTCCCGGTGACGACGTTCAGGAGGCCGTCGGGGAGGCCGGCGTCCTCGAAGAGCTTCGCGAACAGCAGGCCGCCCGTGATGGGCGAGTTAGTACTTGGTTTGAGGACGACGGCGTTCCCGGCGGCGATTGCGGGCGCGACGGCGCGCATCGTGAGGTTCAGCGGGAAGTTCCACGGCGTGATGGCCGTGACGACGCCTTTCGGCTCGCGCTGCACGAGGTTCTCCTTCCCGGGGATGTTCGAGTGGGCGTGTTCGCCCTTCATCCGGCGGGGGAGCGTCGCGGCTTCGCCCGCCTGGTCGGACGCGATCTGTACGGACGTCTCGCCCATGATCTGCGTGCCGCCGACTTCGTGGGTGAGGAGGTCGGCGACGTCCGCCTTGTGCGCTTGGAGGGTTTCGAGCGCCGTCCGGACGGCCTCCTCGCGGGCCGCGGGCGGCGTCTCCCGCCACTGTTTCTGGGCTTCGGCGGCGGCCTCGTAGGCCGCGTCGACGTCGTCCTCGGTGCCGGCGGGGACGGTCGCGACCTGCTCGCGCGTCGACGGGTCCTCGTCCGCGAGGGCGTCGCGGTCGCCGCGAGCGACCCACTCGCCGCCGACGTAGAGCGCGTCCCAGTTCGCGTCGATGTCGAAGGTCTCCGGAGGCATGACATCGCGACGTACGGTGGCGTCCCCGATAAGCCGCGGTGAACCCGCGAGGCCCGCACGCACCCGTAGCTTCATGAGGAGGTGCGGCCGCTCGAGAAGCGGGGAGTGAGAGCGAAACGAGAAGGTAGGGCGGAGTCGGCGTGGTCAGTCGCTCAGCGGCATGCCGCCGATGGGGACGACGGTGCGGTCCCACGCCCAGTTGACGACCTCCGCGGAGGAGGTGTACATGGCGAGGAGGCCGGTGAGGATGCCGACGTAGCCGCCGAGGGTCGCGGTTCCGTAGCCGAGGTCACCGAGTCCGAGGAGGAGGAAGGTGATCGTCAGCGTGAGGAAGACGGACCAGAGCGCCCAGTTGAGTTTGAACGTCGCCACCCACATGTAGGCCGTGAAGAGCCCCCAGAGGAGGAGCGTCACGCCGACGGTGGTTCCGTCGACCGAGAGCCAGCCGTTCCCCGCGAAGAGGAGGAGCAGGCCGAACCACCACCAGAAAGCACCGTAGCTACTGAAGGCGGTGTAGCCGAACGTGTTTCCTTCCTTGTACTCGAGGATGCCGGCGAACAGCTGGCAGGTCCCACCGAACGCGAGCGCGAGCGGGAGGACGACGGATTCGCCGGCGCTGGGGAGGATGCCGCCGTTGATGAGGCTCAACAGGACGGTGGTCAGTCCGAACGCGACGAGTCCGAGCGGTGCAGGGTTTGCGGTGTCTGTGTTGGCTGGCATTGTTAGTTCCCCCGTACTTCGGCCTGGATGTCGGCGACGATCTCGGGGTTGCGGAGCGTCGACGTGTCACCGAGTTCTTCGCCGTCCGAGATCTCTTCGAGGAGACGGCGCATGATCTTCCCGGAGCGGGTCTTCGGGAGTTCGGGCGTGAAGATGATTTTCGACGGTCGCGCGATCGGCCCGATCTTGTCTTCGACGGCGGCTTCGATAGCCGCGCGGACGGCGTCCTCGCCACCGGCGTCGTCTTCGAGGATGACGTAGGCGTGGACGACTTCGCCCTTGATGTCATCGTCAGCGCCGACGACGGCGGCTTCGGCGACGCCGTCGGCCGAGACGACCGCGGACTCGATCTCCATCGTTCCCAGCCGGTGGCCGGAGATGTTGACGACGTCGTCGACGCGGCCGACAACGGTGATGTAGCCTTCGTCGTCGATCTTCGCGCCGTCCTCCGGGAAGTACACCCAGTCGTCGGGGTCGTCGGAGTCAGTGTCCGAGTACTCAGCCCAGTACTCCTCGATGAACCGCTCGTCGTTCTTGTAGAGCGTGCGGAGCATCCCCGGCCACGGCTTGTCCACGGTGAGGTAGCCAGCGCCGCCCGATGGGACTTCCTCGCCGTCGCCGTCGACGACTCGAGCGTCGACACCGGGGACGGGAGGGCCGGCGCTCCCGGGTTTCATGTTCGAGACGCCGGGAAGCGTCGTGATCATGTGGCCGCCGGTCTCCGTCTGCCACCACGTGTCGACGATCGGGCAGGACTCTCCCCCGATATGTTTGTAGTACCACTTCCAGGGTTTGGGATTGATCGGTTCGCCGACCGTCCCAAGCAGTCGGAGGCTGGAGAGGTCGTGACGCCCCGGATACTCACTCCCCCACTTCATGAAGGAGCGAATCGCGGTCGGTGCCGTGTAGAACTGCGTGACGTCGAGGTCTTCGACGATCTCCCAGAACCGGTCGCGCTCCGGATAGTCCGGGCCGCCCTCGTACATCACGGTCGTCGTCCCGAGCGCGAGCGGCCCGTAGACGATGTAGGAGTGCCCCGTGATCCAGCCGATGTCGGCCGAGCAGAAGTAGGTGTCCTCGGGTTTGATGTCGAGGACGGTCTGCGAGGTCCACGCCGTCCACGCGAGATAGCCCGCCGTCGTGTGTTTCACCCCCTTCGGTTGGCCGGTAGTGCCGGAGGTGTACATTAAGAAGAGCATGTCTTCGGCGTCCCGTTCGACCGGCTCGACCGTCGCGCCCTCGTGTTCGGCAACGAGGTCGTCGTAGTCGTGCTCGCTCTCGTGGAGGTCGTGGCCGGGGCCGTCGTCCCCGAGCCGGTCGACGACGACCGTCTCGACGTCGTGGTCGACGTCCTCGAGCCCCTCCCGGGATTTCGAGAGGTGGTCGAGCGCGTCGCCGCGTCGATAGTAGCCGTCGGCCGTGATGAGATACTCCGAGTCGGCGGCGTTCATGCGCTCTGCGAGCGCGTTCGCAGAGAACCCGGCGAAGACGACGGAGTGCGGCGCGCCGATGCGCGCGCAGGCGAGGAGCGCGATCGGGTGAGCGGGGATCATCGGCATATGCATCGTGACGACGTCGTCCTCGCCGACACCGAGGTCGCGGAGCGCCGCCGCGAACTCGTTCACCTCGCGGTGGAGCTCCTCGTAGGTGATCGAGCGGTCGGCCTCCTCCGTGGGTTCGCCGACCCACTCGATGGCGACTTCGTCCCCGCGGTCGTCGAGGTGGCGGTCGACGCACTCGTAGGAGGCGTTGATCTTCCCGCCGGTGAACCACTCGTAGAACGGCGGGTTCGAGTCGTCGAGCACCTGATCGTAGTCATCGTACCAGTCGAGAAGGTCGGCGGCCTGCTCCCAGCAGCCCGGCCAGTTCTCCTCGAACTCCTCGTAGATCCCTTCGTCGGTGACGTTCGCCTGCTCGACGAACTCCGCCGGCGGCTCGAACTCGTCCTGTTCGGCCAGTCGGGTTTCGAGATTGTTGTCTTCTACCATGCCAGGTAATAACGCATGAAGGAACCAACATAAACATTCATTCTAATTAATTCAAGAAGGGGCTTAGAACAGGGCGGATCGCGACGCTCAGGCAGCGTCGAACAGCACCGTGAAGAGCTTCTGTTGGGCTTTCCGGAGGTGGTTGTGGAGCGTCGGCGCTGACACCCCCATGGAGTCGGCGAGCTCCTCCGCGGTGCTCCCCCGCGGCCACTCGAAGTAGTCGGCGAAGTACGCCGCCTGAAGCGCTGAGCACTGCTTCTCCGTGAGGGTCTCGTCGAGCGTCCGATAGAGGTCACCCGTGAGGGGGCTGCGGGACGCCTCCCGTTTCGCCTGGAAGGAGACTCCCGGAAAGGTCGAGGTGACCCGTTCGACGATGGCGCGGACGTCGTGGCCGCTCGGGAAGACGACGGAGAGGCGTGCGGCCCCGTCGGCAGCGGTCAAAGATTCGACGGCACCGCCGAGTTCGACGAGCGTCACCGTGGGGGACGGCTCGCGGAGGACGAGTTCCAGCCGTACGCGGTCGCCGATATCCCGGATGAGTCGGGCGTCGGAGACGGCGTCGCTGTCGGCGGCTCGCTCGAGGAACGCTTCCGCCGACGTCCCGGTGGCGGCGACGAAGCAGAGGAGCGCGTGGTCGGGGGCGGGCACCAAGCCGTCGAGGTGGAGCTCGCAGTCGAGAGCGGCCGACGCTGCCGCGAAGAACGACTCGGCGTCCGCTTCGAAGACGAGTTCGACGCCGGTTTCCGAGAACAACAGCTCCTTGCGTTCGGTCGCCGCAATCACCCAGCCGACGCGACGCCCCGCGTCGGTGAGGAGGCGATGGAGGCCGTGCGTCGGCCGCGACGCATCGACGGCGACGCAGAGCAGGCCGTGTGTCTGGTCGCCGGAGCGAACCGCGGTCGCGGCCAGCGTCCGCTCGCGCTCGGCGACGCCGGTGTCGAGCGCTCGTTCGACGAACCGGACGCTGTCGAGGCCGCCGTGACTCTCGATGATCGCGTCGAGCGCGTCCGCGACAGCCGCACGCTCGTCCGCGTCCTCGAGGCCGACGCACGCCCGGACACTCCCGTTCGCGTCGCAGACCGCAGCAGCGTCGTACGCGTCGGAGAGCGTCTCGCAGGCGCGTTGCTCCGCGTCGGCCCTGGTGGAGACGTCGTCGAGCGCGACCCCCAGCGCGGTCGACGTCGCGTCGACCGACGATCCGGCGGGGCCGGCGGGAGCACCGGTCTTCTGGGGCGTGGCCTCGTCCACCCCGTTGCTGTCGGGTTCGCCGTCTGCTCCGTCCGCGTTGTCCGACCACGCGTCGTGGAGCGCGGCGGCGACCGCTCGGTCGGTCGGCGGGTCGATGTACGGCTCCAGACTCCCGAGATGCGACCAGCCGCCCGTCGCCTGGACGATGCGCGGATCGACGCCGTCGTCGACGAGGAGCCGGCGGGCGAAGTACGCGCGGAGGTCGCGCGTGGACACGTCGGCGAGGCGGTCGTCGCCGGCGGCAGCGCGTTCGGCGACCGTCGAGACGAGCATCTGGAGACGGCGGGGCGTCACGTCGAAGATCCGGTCGGTGGACGCGATACCGGTGGCGTTGACGTATTTCCGGACGTCGTCCGCGACGTCGGGGGGGACGTACGCCGTCCGCTCTTCGCCGTCGGATCGGACGCGGAAGCAGTCGTGGGTCGCGTCGTCGCCGCGGCGCGTGAGATCCGCTGGTCGGAGGGTGGCGAGCTCTACCGGCCGCAGCCCGGCTTCCCCGCAGAGCGCGACGACGAGGTCCTCGCGGTACGACTCAGTCGCGTCGCGAAGACGCTCGTACTCGGCGTCAGTAAGCGCGTCGCCGTCCGGATGTCGCGCCATCTCGATTCGTTTTCCTCACTATCACGAAATAAGTGTTGCGCGGCGAGAACGACGACGAGTCGAGTTGTGAGGTGAGACGTGTGGCTCTATACGGCGAGCGATTTCGGATACGCTACTTACTCCGAAACGTCGGTGACGGATTCGAGCTCGCCGACGATCTCGGGGTTGCGCAGCACGCTCGTGTCCGAGACCCCCTCGCCCGTGGCGATCTGTCGGAGGTGGCGGCGCATCACCTTCCCGGAGCGGGTCTTCGGGAGGTCGGGCGTGAAGACGACGGTCGCCGGCGTCGCGAACGCACCGACGTCGCGGGCGACAGCGTCTCGAACGCGCTCGCGGATCGCGGACGCGGGCCCGGTGCCTCGCTGCAGGCTGACGTACGCGTACGGCGTCACGCCGCCGGCGTCGACGCCGACCACCGCCGCCTCCGCCACGCCCTCGACGCCGACGATAGCGGCTTCGATTTCGTGCGTCCAGAGCCGCCGGCCGTCGAGGTCGAGCGCGTCGTCCTCCCGACCGAGCAGGTGGACGTAGCCGTCGGCGTCCACGGTCGCCGCGTCCCCGGTCCGGTAGCGCCACGCCTCGGGCGCGTTCCCCGTCGACTCCCCGACGTCGACCCCCATCCCCGGGAAGGGGCGAGTGAGGACGAGCGACCCCGAATCGCCGGTGTCGACGGAGTTGCCGCGCGCGTCGACGATATCTACCGACACGCCCGGGAGCGGCGGGCCGACCGCCTCCGGACGCATGCCGTCAACGCCCGGGAGGGTGGAGAGGAGGACGCCGCCGGTCTCCGTCTGCCACCACGTGTCGACGACGGCGCACGACTCGCGGCCGACGTGCTCGTAGTACCACTCCCACGTCGCCTCGTCGGTCGGCTCACCGACCGTGCCGAGCAGTCGGAGACTCGAGAGGTCGTGTCTGTCGACGTGGTCCGACCCCCACTTCGCGAACGCACGAATGACCGTCGGTGCGGTGTAGAAGACCTCGACGCCGTTGCGCTCGATGACCTCCCAGAGGTGGTCGCGCTCCGGGTAGTCCGACGTCCCCTCGTAGAGCACGGTCGTCGCACCGAGCGCGAGCGGCCCGTAGACGGTGTAGGAGTGACCCGTGATCCAGCCGATATCCGCAGTACACCAGTACGTATCCCCCGGCTCGAGGTCGAGGACGGCGTGCGTCGTCCACGCGACCTGTGCGAGATAGCCGCCCGTCGTGTGTCGAATCAGCGTCGGCTCACCGGTCGTCCCGGACGTCTGAATCTCGAACAGTGGGTCGTTCGCCGCGCGAGCCACGGGGGCGACGGTTTCCCCCCAGTAATCCGCGACGAACGCCGCATAATCGGTGTAGTTGTCGCCGTGCGGGCGGTCGTCGTCGAGTCGGTCGACGACGATCCGGTCGACCGACTGAGGGACGTCGAGGCAGGCGTTGTCGGCCTTCCGCTTCAGGTCGTACGCCGTCCCACGCCGGTAGTAGCCGTCACAGGCGAAGAGGACGGCGGACCCGGTGTCCGCGAGCCGCGTCGCGAGCGCGTCCGCCGAGTATCCCGCGAAGACGACGGAATGCACCGCGCCGATGCGCGCGCACGCCAGCATCGCGATGGGGAGCTCGGGCACCATCGGCATGTAGAGCGTGACGACGTCGTCCGCCTCGACGCCGCGGTCGCGGAGCGCCGCCGCGAGCGCGTTCACCTCCCGGGAGAGGTCGTGGTACGTGTACGTCCGCGTCTCACCGAGTCGTCCCTCCCACCGGAGCGCCGTCTGGCTCTTCCGGCCGGCCTCGACGTGCCGGTCGATACAGTTGTACGAGGCGTTCAGCTCGCCGCCCGCGAACCAGTCGTATCCGTCCGTGGCGTCGAGGACACGTTCGTACGGCGTCATCCAATCGAGATAGTCGGCCGCTCGCGCCCAGCACTCCGGCCACTCCCGGTCCACCCCGCGAGCCGTGACGTTCGCCTGCTCGACGAACGCCGCCGGCGGGTCGACCAGCGCGTTCTCCGTGTCACGGACTCCTCCTCGAAACGACATCCCATCGGTCATCTGGTGTAGTGCTACTAGTACGTCTCCGCCCCGACGTCAATAATCATGCGGCCCGCTAGCAGTATCCCGGGTAGTTCGAGGAGGGATCGCACCCGACGACGGCGGGCACCGACGGGCCCAAACCACTCCGCGGCGTACGCCCAGCTATGGACATTCGGTTCCTCGGCGGCGTCCGCGAGGTCGGTCGGAGCGCCGTCCTCGTGAACGACTCCCTCCTCCTCGACTTCGGGATGCTCACCGGGACCCCCCCGCAGTTCCCCGTCGAGACGCCCGAGCCGGACGCCGTCGTCGTCTCCCACGGCCACCTCGACCACGTCGGCGCGCTCCCCGGCCTCCTCTCCGGCGCGAACAGACCCGACATCCACTGGACGCCCCCGACGTACGAGCTCACGCTCACGCTCGCCCGCGACACGCTCAAACTCCACGGCGGCACGCTCCACTGCCCGTTCACGGAGAACGACGTCAAACGCGTCACCGAAGTCTCACGAACCCACGGCTACCGGGAGACCTTCGAGGCCGCCGGCCACGACGTCACCTTCTACAACGCCGGCCACATCCCCGGGAGCGCGCACGTCCTCATCGACGACGGCGACACCCGACTCCTCTACACCGGCGACTTCCACACTGACGACCAACGCCTCGTCGCCGGAACGACCGCGCGACCGGACGCCGACGTCGTCATCTGCGAGAGCACGTACAGCGACGTGGAGCACGACCCGCGCGCGGCCGTCGAAGCGCGGTTCGCACAGAGCGTCAAGACGACGCTCTGGGAGGGCGGCACGGTCGTCGTCCCCGCGTTCGCCATCGGGCGCACCCAGGAGATCCTGCTCGTCTGCGAAGCCCACGACATCCCCTGCTACGTCGACGGCATGGGGAAACAGGTGACCGAGATGCTGCGGCAGTACCCCGAGTTCGTCCGCGACGCCGACGCCCTCCGCCGCGCCAAATCCCACGCCCGCTTCGTCACCGGCCGCGACGGCCAGCGGAAACGCATCGCCGACCAGAACGCCGCCATCGTCACCACCAGCGGGATGCTCTCCGGCGGCCCCGCCATGACCTACGTCCCCGCGATTCGCGCGAACCCCACGAACAAGGTCGCCATGACCGGCTACCAGGTCGAGGGAACGCCCGGCCGGGACCTCCTCGAAACCGGGAGCGCCGAACTCGACGGCCGCCGAATGCCCGTCAGCGCGCAGGTCGAACAGTACGACTTCTCCGCGCACGCCGACCGCGACGGCCTCCGCGACTTCCTCGACGCGTACACGGACACGCCCGTCGTCGTGAACCACGGCGACCGCTGTGAGGCCTTCGCCGCAGCACTCGAAACCGACGGCTTCGACGCCACCGCGCCCGCACACGGCGAGGAACACACCTACTGACCGACGCGTCATCACTCGCCGCGCGAGCGCTCGCGATCACTTGAAGGCGTAACGTCACCGGACACCGCGGGTCAGCAGCGTGGCGGCTACAGTCGGTCTGAGAGTGTCGTTTTCGCTCAGCATCGCCGTCACGGGTCGCGTCAATCCCCGCCGCTACCCGCAAGCGAGGGCGAGGGTTGCACGCGCGAGCGCCCTTAACCCGACGGAAGCCGTACACGTGCGTAATGAGTGACCGCACCGACCGAGAAACCGACCAGGCCGCCGGCCAGCAGGCATCCCTGGACGTCGCCCCCGAACTCACACACGATGAACGTGACTGAGGAATCCGACGCTCGCGAGCGCGACGACGCCCACCTCCAAGACGTCGAGCCCGGCGCGGGCTGCACGGAGATCTGGGAGCACCTCTCCGAAGAGCGCGACGAACAGACCGAGGAGTAAGATGGTTGTACGCCGCGGGGCCTACACGTCCCTATGAGTGAAGACGGGACGCCGCCGGTCGACCGCGAATCTCCCGTCGGCGAACCGGTCGTTCGCGGCGACGAGCGCGTCACCGGCGAACGCGCCCGCGACGCCGTCCGCTTCGACCCCGACGACCCCGAGAGCATCGAGGACGCCACACAGACCGTCCGCGACTTCGCCCTCGGCAACCTCCCCGACGACGAACTCGCCATGCTCCGCGGCGCTGCCGCCTGCGCCGCCCTCGTCCGCGCCGAACAGTCCTACACGGCCGCCGCCGAACGCGCCGGCAGCGACGTCACCGTCTCCTTCATCCGAAAGTGGGCGCGCGTTCACGACCTCCCCCGACCCGTCCGCCGGCACGTCGCCCTCGGCCACATCCCCCCGACCGCCGCGAAACACATCGCGCGCGTCTCCGGCGACGCCCGCTACCAGCTCGCCTGGGCCGTCATCGACACCGACCTCACCGTCCGCGGCGTCCGCGCGCTCGCCAGCGACATCGCCGACGGCCGCGACGTCGCCGACGCCCTCCGCGACCACGGCATCACCCCCGGCCGCATCACCGTCGACCTCCCCCTCGACACCTACCGCGACCTCCGCCGCACCGCCGCCGAGAACGGCCAGCAACCCGGCGACATCATCGCCGACGCCCTCGAGCACTACCTCGAAGAGTAACCCTCCCGCAACGGGCGAGGCGTCCGCCCTGCGGTTCGTAAACGTTTAACCACTCCCCCGCCTCAGCTACGAGTACGGGCCGGTAGCTCAGTTTGGCAGAGCGTCTGGCTTTTAACCAGACGGCCGCGTGTTCAAATCGCGCCCGGCCCGCTTCTCTCGCGAACCACACCGAACACCCGAAGGTGTGTTCGGTCGATCTGTGAGCGAGTGTGCGGGCTCGCGCGATTTGACCACCAGACGGGGCGAGCGAAGCGAGCCCCGGCCAGTGTTCAAATCGCTGTTCAGCGATTCGGACGAGCGAGTCAGAGCGCCCGAACGAGGTGAGACCGTCGTCTCGGCCAGTGTTCGAATCGCGCCCGGCCCGCTCGTCCCGCGAACCCAACACCGCGCCGTGGTCGCCACTCGGTCAGGAGATGCGGTTCGGCGTCGACGGCGGCGGCTGTCAGTGGCGTGCGTCGGTGTGTCGGTTTTTAGGGATGAGGCGTCGAAGGCGGAGGTATGAGCGAGGAGGCGTCCGAGGTCCGGGTGGACTCTCGGTGGTGGTACTGGATCGGGGTGTTGGTCGTGGTGACGGTCGTCGAGATAGGGCTCGGGGTGTTGCTCGTCGGGGCGGTCGCGGCGACGCTGGTGTCGCAGGGCCAGCCGCCGACGGGGGCGCTCGTCGTCGCGGTTCCCTACCTCGTGTTCGCGCTCGCGGTGCGGGTCATCTTCCCGCTCGCCGTGTTCCGGGACGCGACCGCAGTGCGAGACGCGGACGTCGAGTGGTCGCCGGAGCCCTGGAACTGGGCGCTCGTCGCCGTCGTCGGCTTCTTCGTACCCGTGTTCGACACGGCGGTCGCGCTCTACTACCTCTACCGGCGACACCGCGCCGTCGGCGTCCCCTAGTCCGGTAAGTTGAGGTGGGCGGACGACGACGCTCGAAGTATGAACGCGCGATTCGACGACATCGACACGCTCGACTGGGTCGGCATCCCCATGGGCGTCGTTCTCGCTCTCGTCGGCCTGATGACGCTC from Halocalculus aciditolerans includes:
- a CDS encoding acetate--CoA ligase, producing MTDGMSFRGGVRDTENALVDPPAAFVEQANVTARGVDREWPECWARAADYLDWMTPYERVLDATDGYDWFAGGELNASYNCIDRHVEAGRKSQTALRWEGRLGETRTYTYHDLSREVNALAAALRDRGVEADDVVTLYMPMVPELPIAMLACARIGAVHSVVFAGYSADALATRLADTGSAVLFACDGYYRRGTAYDLKRKADNACLDVPQSVDRIVVDRLDDDRPHGDNYTDYAAFVADYWGETVAPVARAANDPLFEIQTSGTTGEPTLIRHTTGGYLAQVAWTTHAVLDLEPGDTYWCTADIGWITGHSYTVYGPLALGATTVLYEGTSDYPERDHLWEVIERNGVEVFYTAPTVIRAFAKWGSDHVDRHDLSSLRLLGTVGEPTDEATWEWYYEHVGRESCAVVDTWWQTETGGVLLSTLPGVDGMRPEAVGPPLPGVSVDIVDARGNSVDTGDSGSLVLTRPFPGMGVDVGESTGNAPEAWRYRTGDAATVDADGYVHLLGREDDALDLDGRRLWTHEIEAAIVGVEGVAEAAVVGVDAGGVTPYAYVSLQRGTGPASAIRERVRDAVARDVGAFATPATVVFTPDLPKTRSGKVMRRHLRQIATGEGVSDTSVLRNPEIVGELESVTDVSE
- a CDS encoding MBL fold metallo-hydrolase, whose product is MDIRFLGGVREVGRSAVLVNDSLLLDFGMLTGTPPQFPVETPEPDAVVVSHGHLDHVGALPGLLSGANRPDIHWTPPTYELTLTLARDTLKLHGGTLHCPFTENDVKRVTEVSRTHGYRETFEAAGHDVTFYNAGHIPGSAHVLIDDGDTRLLYTGDFHTDDQRLVAGTTARPDADVVICESTYSDVEHDPRAAVEARFAQSVKTTLWEGGTVVVPAFAIGRTQEILLVCEAHDIPCYVDGMGKQVTEMLRQYPEFVRDADALRRAKSHARFVTGRDGQRKRIADQNAAIVTTSGMLSGGPAMTYVPAIRANPTNKVAMTGYQVEGTPGRDLLETGSAELDGRRMPVSAQVEQYDFSAHADRDGLRDFLDAYTDTPVVVNHGDRCEAFAAALETDGFDATAPAHGEEHTY
- a CDS encoding DUF7119 family protein, translating into MSEDGTPPVDRESPVGEPVVRGDERVTGERARDAVRFDPDDPESIEDATQTVRDFALGNLPDDELAMLRGAAACAALVRAEQSYTAAAERAGSDVTVSFIRKWARVHDLPRPVRRHVALGHIPPTAAKHIARVSGDARYQLAWAVIDTDLTVRGVRALASDIADGRDVADALRDHGITPGRITVDLPLDTYRDLRRTAAENGQQPGDIIADALEHYLEE